A single genomic interval of Vanessa atalanta chromosome 12, ilVanAtal1.2, whole genome shotgun sequence harbors:
- the LOC125067654 gene encoding probable ribosome biogenesis protein RLP24 encodes MRIETCYFCSSRIYPGHGIQFVRNDCKIFRFCRSKCHAAFKKKKNPRKTKWTKAYRKTAGKELAIDPSFEFEKRRHVPVKYNRELWTKTIEAMKKVEEIRQRRSNNHIMQRLRKGREVEWQRDVREVQRDISLIRSPAAGLKQKQAEDTEMEVEPETIQVIDAKGRKQVIEAPVMVPATGEMIEDGGDVVL; translated from the exons ATGCGTATAGAAACTTGTTATTTCTGCTCCTCCAGGATATATCCTGGCCATGGCATACAATTCGTGAGAAACGACTGCAAG attttcaGATTCTGTCGTTCAAAATGCCATGCAGCATTCAAAAAGAAGAAAAACCCACGTAAAACTAAATGGACGAAAGCTTACCGTAAGACTGCTGGGAAAGAATTAGCTATTGATCCATCGTTCGAGTTCGAAAAACGCCGTCATGTTCCCGTCAAATATAACAGAGAACTCTGGACAAAGACCATTGAGGCCATGAAGAAAGTCGAGGAGATCCGACAGAGACGTTCTAACAACCATATTATGCAGAGATTAAGGAAAGGACGTGAAGTTGAGTGGCAGAGAGATGTCAGAGAAGTTCAACGAGATATATCCCTTATCAG ATCACCTGCTGCTGGTCTCAAGCAAAAACAAGCAGAAGATACTGAGATGGAAGTCGAACCAGAAACAATCCAGGTCATTGATGCTAAAGGTCGCAAGCAAGTTATTGAAGCTCCTGTCATGGTTCCGGCTACCGGTGAAATGATTGAAGATGGAGGAGATGTTGTATTATAA